From the Marinomonas sp. THO17 genome, one window contains:
- the dapF gene encoding diaminopimelate epimerase has product MKFRKYHALGNVYLVIPAEAFPNEPATLKIKNICHPHYGVASDGVLIGPSKSQVADFGLRIFNPDASEAEKSGNGLRIFCRALWDMGLVKDKPFTIETLGGVVTAQVQDAGARVDVDMGQVSFNSQDIPIWGEPREVLLEEINVMGMQHFYSGVTIGNPHCVILTEDATETRAREFGPLIERHPNFPNRTNVQFLQVIDRGRIAIQIWERGAGFTLASGSSSCAAAAVAHKLGLCDANIEVMMPGGQINIYISEDYRVSMSGPVTFVCQGEIAQECLSQVFH; this is encoded by the coding sequence GTGAAATTCCGCAAGTATCATGCGTTAGGGAATGTGTATTTGGTGATTCCGGCTGAGGCGTTTCCCAATGAACCTGCGACACTGAAGATTAAGAATATTTGTCATCCTCATTATGGTGTTGCTTCAGATGGGGTATTGATCGGCCCTTCTAAGTCTCAAGTGGCGGATTTTGGACTGCGCATCTTTAACCCGGACGCTAGTGAAGCAGAAAAAAGCGGTAATGGCTTACGGATATTTTGTCGTGCTTTGTGGGACATGGGCTTGGTTAAAGACAAACCCTTTACGATAGAAACCTTAGGCGGTGTGGTTACAGCGCAAGTTCAGGATGCTGGGGCTCGTGTGGACGTAGACATGGGACAGGTGTCTTTTAATAGTCAGGACATTCCTATTTGGGGGGAACCAAGGGAAGTCTTACTAGAAGAAATTAATGTTATGGGTATGCAGCATTTCTATAGCGGCGTTACCATCGGCAATCCCCATTGTGTGATATTGACCGAAGACGCCACGGAAACACGAGCCAGAGAATTTGGTCCATTAATTGAGCGTCACCCGAATTTTCCCAATCGCACCAATGTACAGTTTTTGCAGGTGATTGATCGTGGTCGTATTGCGATTCAAATCTGGGAGCGAGGTGCGGGTTTTACCTTGGCATCTGGAAGTAGCAGCTGTGCCGCCGCCGCAGTGGCCCATAAGTTGGGTTTATGTGATGCCAATATAGAAGTCATGATGCCGGGTGGACAGATCAATATTTACATCAGCGAGGATTACCGGGTGAGCATGAGTGGCCCGGTAACCTTTGTATGTCAAGGTGAGATAGCGCAAGAGTGTTTGTCTCAAGTATTTCATTAA
- a CDS encoding AraC family transcriptional regulator → MKPTTHPLFWRDEGLPFVELRQVLDGRLVSYAPHSHETWSIGAILNGQSEFVCADRLHAVEQGHLVVMNPQVVHACNPKQDSPWAYYMMHLDKDWLAAQLFAEGHIPSPEWHDSQADTLLAPEYFSSFVELCQQLMSNRLSVTEKVDLTRLTLLRIWSELQSTKMASCPTQLQANPLYDVADYLNLNCFDDTPIAQISAQFGYSTGYLMRAFRRHFNLTPHAYRLNRRIQLGQTALKQGRSIVDVAHEVGFNDQAHFQRTFKQRVAATPDQYRRAVLKPYSQTAGSQ, encoded by the coding sequence ATGAAACCAACGACACATCCTTTGTTCTGGCGTGATGAGGGTTTACCCTTTGTAGAATTGCGTCAGGTGTTGGATGGTCGCCTCGTCAGTTACGCACCACATTCCCATGAAACTTGGTCGATCGGTGCGATTTTAAATGGACAGAGTGAATTTGTTTGCGCTGATAGATTGCATGCAGTTGAACAAGGCCATTTGGTGGTGATGAATCCTCAGGTGGTTCATGCTTGCAACCCTAAACAAGATTCACCTTGGGCTTACTATATGATGCACCTTGATAAGGATTGGCTTGCGGCTCAATTGTTTGCTGAAGGTCACATCCCCAGTCCTGAGTGGCATGACAGCCAAGCAGATACCTTGCTTGCCCCTGAGTATTTTTCAAGCTTTGTCGAGCTTTGTCAGCAGCTGATGTCAAATAGGCTTAGTGTGACAGAGAAAGTTGATCTTACCCGTTTAACCTTATTAAGGATTTGGTCAGAATTGCAGTCGACAAAAATGGCGAGCTGCCCAACGCAACTGCAAGCAAATCCACTATATGACGTTGCTGATTACCTTAATCTTAATTGTTTCGATGACACGCCAATTGCTCAGATCAGTGCACAATTTGGCTATAGTACTGGGTATTTAATGCGGGCTTTTAGGCGCCATTTTAATCTGACGCCTCACGCTTATCGGCTGAATCGTCGTATTCAGCTAGGGCAAACTGCGTTAAAGCAAGGCCGAAGTATCGTGGACGTGGCCCATGAAGTGGGTTTTAATGATCAGGCGCATTTTCAACGTACTTTTAAGCAAAGAGTGGCGGCCACGCCAGATCAATACCGTCGTGCTGTGTTAAAACCATATAGCCAGACTGCTGGCAGCCAATAA
- a CDS encoding LysE family transporter: MTLSLLVSMSLFALVASLSPGPVNLVSLSCSARFGAKAGINYITGATLGFILLFLLIGLALQQILSLLPHLTLLLRGLGTLFLLYLSWQLWHDKGELKVEGDDSTPNFMMGAVIQWLNPKAWLASVSGIAVYIPSAEFEQVLIFASLYLPICWLSLGVWVVIGILLGQYFQSPAKMRLLNRTLGGLLAASSLAIWF, encoded by the coding sequence ATGACTCTCTCTTTACTTGTATCCATGTCACTGTTTGCCTTAGTGGCCTCACTTTCACCAGGCCCAGTTAATTTAGTATCACTCAGCTGCAGCGCTCGTTTTGGCGCTAAAGCGGGAATCAACTACATTACCGGTGCCACATTGGGATTCATTCTGTTGTTTTTGCTTATCGGCTTGGCACTACAACAAATTCTCTCTTTATTACCACATTTAACCTTACTACTAAGAGGATTAGGCACCCTATTTTTACTCTATTTGAGCTGGCAACTGTGGCACGACAAGGGAGAATTAAAGGTAGAGGGTGATGATTCTACGCCTAATTTTATGATGGGCGCAGTTATTCAATGGCTAAACCCCAAAGCTTGGCTAGCCTCGGTTTCAGGCATCGCTGTTTACATTCCCTCAGCAGAGTTTGAACAAGTACTGATCTTCGCAAGCTTATACTTACCAATTTGCTGGCTGTCTTTAGGGGTGTGGGTGGTTATAGGCATCTTACTTGGCCAGTATTTTCAAAGCCCAGCCAAAATGCGTTTACTTAATCGTACACTTGGCGGTTTATTGGCTGCCAGCAGTCTGGCTATATGGTTTTAA
- a CDS encoding cysteine hydrolase family protein, which produces MNHIALMIIDMQQGMSWPQAGERNNPQAEHNIAELLAHWRACQAPVIHVRHLSTEPESLFWPEQDGVLFQEAFEPWNDEKVIEKSVPDAFVHNDLIDWLAEQGINSLVIVGVSTNNSVESSVRSAGNLGLRVYVVESACFAFEKEDFYGLLRSADEVHAMSLANLHGEYATVISQDEAFALLSKDKAELGG; this is translated from the coding sequence ATGAATCACATTGCTTTAATGATTATTGATATGCAGCAGGGAATGTCTTGGCCGCAAGCAGGAGAGCGCAATAATCCACAGGCGGAACATAATATCGCTGAACTTTTAGCCCATTGGCGTGCTTGCCAGGCGCCTGTTATTCATGTTCGTCATCTGTCGACAGAGCCGGAATCTTTGTTTTGGCCCGAGCAAGATGGTGTCTTATTTCAAGAAGCTTTCGAACCTTGGAACGATGAAAAAGTGATTGAGAAAAGTGTGCCAGATGCGTTTGTTCATAATGATCTGATCGATTGGTTGGCTGAGCAGGGTATAAATTCTTTAGTGATAGTGGGTGTCAGTACCAATAATTCGGTGGAATCCAGTGTGCGCTCAGCAGGCAACTTGGGCTTAAGAGTGTATGTGGTGGAAAGTGCTTGTTTTGCGTTTGAAAAAGAAGATTTCTATGGCTTGTTACGCAGTGCTGATGAAGTGCATGCCATGTCATTGGCAAACCTGCATGGTGAGTACGCCACTGTGATTAGTCAAGATGAAGCGTTCGCTTTATTGTCAAAAGACAAAGCAGAACTAGGCGGTTGA